A section of the Tamandua tetradactyla isolate mTamTet1 chromosome 4, mTamTet1.pri, whole genome shotgun sequence genome encodes:
- the G0S2 gene encoding G0/G1 switch protein 2 yields METIQELIPLAKEVMAQKPSRKLVKLYVLGSVLAFFSVVLGLVETVCSPFSAASRLRDEEAALASLQLVREQEALREQARQALLEKGRKQEAVPFSRALSNRQHAS; encoded by the coding sequence ATGGAAACGATTCAGGAGCTCATTCCTCTGGCCAAGGAGGTGATGGCCCAGAAGCCCAGCAGGAAGCTGGTGAAGCTGTATGTGTTGGGCAGCGTGCTGGCCTTCTTCAGCGTGGTGCTCGGCCTGGTGGAGACCGTGTGCAGCCCCTTCTCGGCCGCCAGCCGCCTGCGCGACGAGGAGGCAGCCCTGGCCTCGCTGCAGCTTGTCCGGGAGCAAGAGGCCCTCCGGGAGCAGGCCCGGCAGGCCCTGCTGGAGAAAGGCAGGAAACAGGAGGCCGTCCCATTTAGCCGGGCCCTCTCCAACCGACAACACGCCTCCTAG